In Bradyrhizobium sp. WBOS07, the genomic window GCGGCGGCGGCACTCGCCGCCGTGCTGGGGCGTGACCAGCTCCGAGCTGGTCTGGTCCGGCGCATCCAGCACCGCGACGCGATGCCGGTAGACCATCTCCCTCTGGGTCCGGGTTCAGCACCGCAATTCAGAGGCGTTGCGGTGCGTCCGGGAGGCGGACGGGGCTCGTCCGGATGCCAACGGCCTGCGCCGCCTGCCTTTCCCGCCGCCCAATTCACCCCTGGTAACCTCGCATTAACCAACGCCGGGCTCTGGTAAGGGCGGGCAGTCGCGCCCAAAGCCCGAAGCCGAGGCCCGTCAAGGCCCGGGGCCAAAGGCCCATAGTTTTGACATCTTGGCAGGGAATGCAGGGGGCCGGCTTTGGACGAGCCCCTGCACCCCCGAAAGACAAGGCTTTGAGCGGGCTTGCCGGCCGCGCCGGTTGTAGCGCGGTCATTGGGGAACCGGCAGCCATTTGCTGGCCGGCACATCGGGTAACGATCGCCTTGAGAGGATACTGCTTATGAATCCGGCCGACGTGGCTCAGTCAGCCCTTCCGGTTGCCGCTTCCGCGGACGTGTCGCTGATCGCGCTGTTCTGGCAGGCTCACTGGATCGTGAAAGCGGTGATGCTGGGGCTTCTGGCCTGCTCGGTCTGGGTCTGGGCCATCGCCATCGACAAGATCTTCCTGTTTGCCCGCACCCGCCGCTCGATGGACCGCTTCGAGCAGGCGTTCTGGTCCGGCGAATCGATCGAGGAGCTCTATCGCACGCTCTCGGCCAAGCCGACGCATTCGATGGCAGCGTGCTTCGTCGCGGCGATGCGCGAGTGGAAACGGTCGTTCGAGAGCCATGCCCGCTCGGTCGCGGGTCTGCAGATGCGCATCGACAAGGTCATGAACGTCTCGATCGCCCGCGAGGTCGAGCGGCTGGAACGCCGCCTGCTGGTGCTCGCCACCGTCGGCTCCGCCGGCCCCTTCGTCGGCCTGTTCGGCACGGTCTGGGGCATCATGTCGAGCTTCCAGTCGATCGCGGCGTCGAAAAATACCTCTCTGGCGGTGGTGGCGCCGGGCATCGCGGAGGCGCTGTTTGCGACCGCCGTCGGCCTTATCGCCGCCATTCCCGCCACTATCTTCTACAATAAGTTCACGTCCGAGGTGAACCGGCAGGCCCAGCGGCTGGAAGGCTTCGCCGATGAATTTTCCGCCATTCTGTCGCGTCAGATCGACGAGCGGGGCTGACCGGCGGCATGTATAG contains:
- the tolQ gene encoding protein TolQ, with the protein product MNPADVAQSALPVAASADVSLIALFWQAHWIVKAVMLGLLACSVWVWAIAIDKIFLFARTRRSMDRFEQAFWSGESIEELYRTLSAKPTHSMAACFVAAMREWKRSFESHARSVAGLQMRIDKVMNVSIAREVERLERRLLVLATVGSAGPFVGLFGTVWGIMSSFQSIAASKNTSLAVVAPGIAEALFATAVGLIAAIPATIFYNKFTSEVNRQAQRLEGFADEFSAILSRQIDERG